From a single Marinobacter sp. THAF197a genomic region:
- a CDS encoding glucan biosynthesis protein: MDRRRLLKFSLALAAGVPLALSGTGRALASVVGSSGQAFSARWLREHARALAAKPYRAPQNPLPPSLQSLDWDQYQAIRYRPDQALWRHRNSAFQLQFFHLGLYFQEPVHFYEVVNGRAHALPYQNENFDYGDNDAFDDLPDSLGYAGFRVHFHQDFSRDIAAFLGASYFRAVGESRQYGLSARGLAINTGLPQPEEFPRFTTFWLERPAEGDLSLTVHALLDSPSVTGAYRFVIHPGANLTMDVEATLYPRKELTRFGLAPLTSMYQTGENDRRMANDWRPEIHDSDGLAIWTGNGERIWRPLTNPQQLTVSHFVDYQPRGFGLLQRDRDFSNYQDDGVFYEQRPSLWVTPQGNWGEGAVMLVEIPTLDETFDNIVAFWNPKESWRPGEAYPIGYRLSWGETMPDQNPELGAVVATRTGVGGVIGQPRTYFSRRFAVDFAGGSLSMMDRHAGVEAVVSASRGKVELVSARPLHAINGFRAMFDLIPDDDTSPIDLRLYLRIGPQALTETWLYQYTPPPPEARSF, translated from the coding sequence ATGGATCGGCGTCGCCTCCTGAAATTCAGCCTGGCACTGGCCGCCGGTGTTCCTCTTGCCCTGTCTGGTACCGGGCGCGCGCTGGCCAGCGTTGTCGGCTCCTCCGGACAGGCTTTCAGTGCCCGCTGGCTCCGGGAACACGCCCGGGCATTGGCGGCCAAACCGTACCGCGCCCCCCAGAACCCCCTGCCGCCAAGCCTGCAATCCCTGGACTGGGACCAATATCAAGCCATACGTTACCGGCCAGACCAGGCGCTATGGCGCCACCGGAACAGCGCGTTTCAACTCCAGTTCTTTCACCTGGGCCTGTACTTCCAGGAGCCCGTGCACTTCTACGAAGTGGTCAATGGCAGGGCCCACGCCTTGCCCTACCAGAACGAAAACTTCGACTATGGCGACAATGACGCGTTTGATGACCTGCCGGACAGCCTCGGCTACGCCGGATTCCGCGTGCATTTCCACCAGGACTTCAGCCGGGACATCGCAGCGTTTCTGGGCGCAAGCTACTTTCGGGCGGTGGGGGAGTCCCGCCAGTACGGTCTGTCAGCCCGCGGCCTGGCGATCAATACCGGGCTGCCGCAGCCCGAGGAATTTCCTCGCTTCACTACCTTCTGGCTTGAACGCCCAGCCGAAGGCGACCTGTCACTGACCGTCCATGCCCTGCTGGATTCCCCCAGTGTGACCGGCGCCTATCGGTTTGTGATTCATCCTGGCGCCAACCTGACCATGGACGTGGAGGCCACCCTTTACCCCCGCAAGGAGCTGACACGCTTCGGGCTCGCACCACTTACCAGCATGTACCAGACCGGCGAAAACGATCGGCGCATGGCCAATGACTGGCGCCCGGAAATCCACGATTCCGATGGCCTGGCGATCTGGACCGGCAACGGCGAGCGCATCTGGCGCCCCCTGACCAATCCACAGCAACTGACGGTCAGCCATTTCGTCGATTACCAACCCCGGGGATTTGGCCTTCTGCAACGGGATCGGGATTTCAGCAACTACCAGGATGATGGCGTGTTTTACGAACAGCGGCCCAGTCTTTGGGTAACCCCCCAAGGTAACTGGGGCGAGGGCGCCGTGATGCTGGTGGAGATTCCGACACTCGATGAAACCTTTGACAACATCGTGGCCTTCTGGAATCCGAAGGAGTCCTGGCGGCCCGGAGAAGCCTACCCCATCGGGTACCGGCTCTCCTGGGGCGAAACCATGCCGGATCAAAATCCGGAGCTTGGCGCCGTGGTCGCCACCCGCACCGGGGTTGGCGGCGTCATCGGTCAACCCAGAACCTACTTTTCCCGGCGCTTTGCGGTGGACTTTGCCGGCGGGAGCCTTTCAATGATGGACCGTCATGCCGGGGTCGAGGCAGTCGTGAGTGCCAGCCGGGGCAAGGTAGAACTGGTATCGGCCAGGCCGCTGCACGCCATCAACGGCTTCCGCGCAATGTTTGATCTGATTCCGGATGATGACACCAGCCCGATAGACCTGCGCCTTTACCTGAGAATAGGCCCCCAGGCACTGACTGAAACCTGGCTGTACCAGTACACGCCACCACCGCCCGAGGCCAGATCGTTCTGA
- the mdoH gene encoding glucans biosynthesis glucosyltransferase MdoH encodes MFCLPFSVLFRQTLTNTKLPRQSFPGAGSGTRVTEFCWQPVAYRRRAMLALLVLGQTSFGVWLLSHSLPLTQEGWPAMVLAGLFAILFTWIGLGFWTAVFGFAMLRRGGDPHSLSRRFSGCAGAGPFKGRLALVMPVCHEPVQRSLGNLQAVYKELEDKGWRNQLDVYVLSDSQDPEVWLEEQAACAELSAGMATGNRLFYRRRRVNLNFKSGNIADFLRRWGARYRYMVVLDADSLLTAPAIEKLVQLMERRPQAGIIQTAPRLARAGTRFARLQQFANRCYGRIHSAGLAAIQLGDANYWGHNAIIRVAPFMAHCGLRKLRGWGLFRGPVLSHDYLESALMGRAGFEVWLEPAIAGSYEESPPTLEDDLIRDRRWCRGNLQHLVPLLTMTKLRFAHRLALLTGILSYLASPLWLAFLGLSGYLTMAGTPGSQPLPGLIGVSSTNGSLAGACLIGLTVTTLLGPRTLALLDQGLAGRARLYGGRWRMAASTVIETLVSLILAPIRMIAHSGHVAGAVLNRSLRWQGQNRTGAGGLAQALQHFAGPALVCAGVLVLIQWYSPNLTPWALPVTIPVLIAPLLTVWLAGTGSGQQMVIPEQASPVPVITRASMDHPQSNRLPLLSWFEQTVLSPRYHCWRQRQPGPSGGSKQRVLNALVEQCAAQGPGALTGSQISLLCEHPEAMQSLHLKAWQAEPDSPWGGALARLGLNLGPIQTATRTHKTQPEHSPWIGVAS; translated from the coding sequence ATGTTCTGCCTGCCATTCAGCGTTCTCTTTCGACAGACACTGACAAACACCAAGCTACCCCGCCAAAGCTTTCCCGGGGCCGGATCGGGTACCAGGGTGACTGAATTCTGTTGGCAGCCGGTCGCCTACCGACGGCGCGCTATGCTTGCACTACTGGTGCTTGGGCAGACATCGTTCGGCGTTTGGCTGCTCTCCCACAGCCTGCCACTGACCCAGGAGGGATGGCCGGCTATGGTGTTGGCTGGCCTGTTCGCCATTCTGTTCACCTGGATAGGACTGGGGTTCTGGACCGCCGTGTTCGGCTTCGCAATGCTCAGGCGCGGGGGCGATCCCCACAGCCTCAGCCGCCGGTTCTCAGGGTGTGCAGGCGCCGGGCCATTCAAAGGCCGGCTGGCGCTGGTGATGCCAGTCTGTCACGAACCGGTACAACGTTCCCTCGGTAATCTTCAGGCTGTGTATAAAGAGCTTGAAGACAAGGGCTGGCGCAACCAACTTGATGTCTATGTGTTGTCTGACAGTCAAGACCCGGAAGTCTGGCTTGAGGAGCAGGCGGCCTGTGCCGAGCTGAGCGCCGGTATGGCTACCGGCAACCGGCTTTTTTACCGCCGCCGTCGAGTGAACCTGAACTTTAAAAGCGGCAACATCGCCGACTTCCTCCGACGATGGGGCGCCCGATACCGTTACATGGTGGTGCTGGACGCCGACAGCCTGCTCACAGCCCCTGCGATTGAAAAACTCGTTCAGTTGATGGAACGGCGGCCCCAGGCCGGCATTATCCAGACCGCACCCAGGCTGGCGCGTGCGGGTACCCGCTTTGCCCGGCTGCAGCAGTTTGCCAACCGGTGTTATGGCCGAATCCACAGTGCCGGCCTGGCAGCCATCCAGCTGGGTGATGCCAATTACTGGGGCCACAATGCCATTATCCGGGTAGCACCGTTCATGGCCCACTGCGGTTTGCGAAAGTTACGGGGTTGGGGGCTTTTTCGTGGCCCGGTATTGAGTCATGACTATCTTGAGTCTGCGCTGATGGGCCGCGCCGGTTTCGAGGTGTGGCTGGAACCGGCCATCGCCGGCAGCTATGAGGAATCACCACCCACTCTCGAAGACGACCTGATTCGCGACCGTCGCTGGTGCCGGGGCAACCTGCAGCACCTGGTCCCTTTGCTCACGATGACCAAGCTGCGTTTTGCCCATCGCCTGGCGCTACTCACTGGCATTCTGTCTTATCTGGCCTCACCCCTGTGGTTAGCGTTTCTTGGCTTGTCTGGCTACCTCACCATGGCGGGAACACCGGGCAGCCAACCGTTGCCCGGGCTGATCGGGGTGTCGTCCACCAACGGGAGCCTTGCCGGCGCCTGCCTGATCGGGCTCACCGTAACAACGCTATTGGGCCCGAGGACACTGGCGCTGCTGGACCAAGGACTTGCCGGGCGGGCAAGATTGTATGGTGGCCGCTGGCGAATGGCGGCAAGCACGGTGATTGAAACCCTGGTGTCTCTGATACTGGCACCCATTCGAATGATCGCCCACAGCGGCCATGTGGCCGGTGCGGTCCTCAACCGCAGCCTGCGTTGGCAGGGCCAGAATCGAACCGGGGCCGGTGGGCTGGCACAAGCGCTTCAGCACTTTGCCGGGCCCGCACTGGTGTGCGCCGGCGTACTGGTTCTGATCCAATGGTACAGCCCGAACCTGACACCCTGGGCCCTGCCGGTCACGATTCCGGTGCTGATTGCGCCGTTACTCACTGTCTGGCTGGCGGGCACGGGCTCAGGCCAACAAATGGTCATTCCCGAACAGGCATCCCCTGTGCCAGTCATCACTCGCGCTTCGATGGACCACCCGCAGAGCAATCGCCTGCCATTACTGAGCTGGTTCGAGCAGACAGTACTATCACCGCGTTACCACTGTTGGCGGCAACGCCAACCCGGCCCCTCCGGGGGAAGCAAGCAACGGGTGTTGAATGCCCTGGTTGAACAGTGCGCAGCACAGGGCCCCGGCGCACTCACTGGCAGCCAGATCAGCCTGCTATGCGAACACCCAGAGGCCATGCAATCGCTGCACCTCAAGGCCTGGCAGGCTGAGCCCGACTCACCTTGGGGTGGGGCACTTGCCCGTCTGGGCTTGAACCTGGGGCCAATACAAACCGCTACCCGCACTCACAAAACCCAACCGGAGCACTCCCCATGGATCGGCGTCGCCTCCTGA
- a CDS encoding gamma carbonic anhydrase family protein, with the protein MANVRTHKGITPQFGERTWVDESAVVIGDVQMGEDCSVWPMTVIRGDMHKIRIGDRCSIQDGSVLHITHASDFNPGGWPLIIGDDVTVGHKALLHGCTIGSRVLVGMGCTVMDGAIVEDEVIIGAGTLVPPGKRLESGYLYVGSPCKQARALSDKERTFFKYTAANYVKLKDQYLNDAS; encoded by the coding sequence ATGGCAAATGTACGAACTCACAAGGGTATCACACCACAATTTGGTGAGCGGACCTGGGTAGACGAGAGCGCCGTGGTCATCGGCGATGTCCAGATGGGTGAAGACTGCTCGGTCTGGCCCATGACCGTCATCCGCGGTGACATGCACAAAATCCGCATCGGCGACCGCTGCAGCATTCAGGATGGCTCCGTTCTGCATATCACCCATGCCAGCGACTTCAACCCTGGCGGCTGGCCGTTAATCATTGGTGATGATGTGACCGTTGGTCATAAAGCTCTTTTGCATGGCTGCACCATTGGCAGCCGGGTGCTGGTGGGCATGGGCTGCACGGTGATGGATGGTGCCATCGTGGAAGACGAAGTGATTATCGGGGCCGGTACCCTGGTGCCACCGGGCAAGCGATTGGAATCCGGCTACCTTTACGTGGGCTCGCCTTGTAAGCAGGCCCGGGCGCTGTCAGACAAGGAACGCACGTTCTTCAAATACACCGCAGCCAACTACGTTAAGCTCAAAGACCAGTATCTTAATGACGCGTCATAA
- the prlC gene encoding oligopeptidase A: MNNPLLTDDLLPKFGHIRTEHMETAIDQILSENRMKIAELSQQEDPTWDTLAQPMQALENKLSNAWSVISHLNGVMNNDDLRKVYKNCLEKLTEYSTEVSQNGALCEAYKKLAARDDFKDLSEPQRKSIENVLRDFRLGGVDLPEDKKKRYADLSRELAELSNKFSDNVLDATQHWFKQITDVDELSGLPETAIEGARQAARQKDLDGYVITLDFPSFYPVMTYCNNRELRREVYEAFVTRASDQGPDAATWDNTPVMAEILKRRHALAQLLGFDNYAERSLATKMARSVDEVLEFLNQLAAKSKPQAEKEFAELKGFVNNDFGVDDLQAWDIGYYSEKLRQKQYDISPETLRPWFPVDKVVPGLFRVAEKLFDIQIEEHAEVETWHDDAKAYCISRNGQPIAWFYLDLFARQGKRGGAWMADCRVRWRNQRGTLQLPVAFLTCNFTPPVDGKPSLLTHDEVTTLFHEFGHGLHHMLTQVEVMDVSGINGVAWDAVELPSQFLENWCWNPESLALIASHHETGEPLPEDLLQKLLAAKNFQSGMGMVRQLEFSLFDFRLHAEFTDVAPTNPLDMHRKVREEIAVVQAPEFNRFPNGFSHIFAGGYAAGYYSYKWAEVLAADAFSLFEEKGIFDPETGQAFLHNILEKGGSQEPMELFKAFRGREPQVDALLKQSGITDEAA; encoded by the coding sequence ATGAATAACCCGCTTTTGACAGATGACTTGTTGCCGAAGTTCGGTCATATCCGCACCGAACACATGGAGACAGCCATTGACCAGATTCTCAGCGAGAATCGAATGAAAATTGCCGAGCTGTCCCAGCAGGAAGATCCCACCTGGGACACTCTGGCCCAGCCGATGCAAGCGTTAGAGAACAAGCTCAGCAACGCCTGGTCGGTCATTTCGCACCTGAACGGCGTGATGAACAACGACGACCTGCGCAAGGTGTACAAGAACTGTCTGGAAAAACTGACCGAATACAGTACCGAAGTCAGCCAGAACGGTGCCCTGTGTGAGGCATACAAGAAACTGGCGGCAAGGGATGACTTCAAAGATCTGAGCGAACCCCAGCGTAAATCCATCGAGAACGTGTTGAGGGACTTCCGCCTGGGCGGGGTCGACTTGCCGGAGGACAAGAAGAAGCGTTACGCCGACTTGTCCCGGGAGCTGGCGGAGTTGTCCAACAAGTTCAGTGATAACGTGCTGGATGCCACTCAGCATTGGTTCAAGCAGATTACCGACGTGGACGAGCTGTCCGGCCTGCCGGAAACTGCCATTGAGGGCGCCAGGCAGGCGGCGCGGCAGAAGGACCTGGATGGCTACGTGATCACCCTGGATTTCCCCAGTTTCTACCCGGTGATGACCTACTGCAACAACCGGGAACTGCGCCGGGAGGTTTACGAGGCGTTTGTGACCCGCGCCTCAGACCAGGGCCCGGATGCGGCTACCTGGGACAACACACCGGTAATGGCGGAAATCCTCAAGCGTCGTCATGCGTTGGCCCAGTTGCTGGGTTTTGATAACTACGCCGAGCGTTCCCTGGCCACCAAGATGGCCCGGAGTGTGGACGAGGTGCTGGAATTCCTGAACCAGCTGGCGGCCAAGTCCAAGCCCCAGGCAGAGAAGGAGTTCGCCGAGCTCAAGGGGTTTGTTAATAACGACTTCGGCGTGGACGACCTGCAGGCCTGGGACATTGGCTACTACAGCGAAAAGCTGCGCCAGAAGCAGTACGACATCTCCCCCGAAACCCTGCGCCCCTGGTTCCCTGTGGATAAAGTGGTGCCGGGCCTGTTCCGGGTAGCAGAGAAGCTGTTTGATATTCAGATTGAAGAGCATGCGGAAGTAGAAACCTGGCACGACGACGCCAAGGCTTACTGTATCAGCCGCAACGGCCAGCCCATCGCCTGGTTCTACCTCGACTTGTTTGCCCGCCAGGGCAAGCGTGGCGGAGCCTGGATGGCCGACTGCCGGGTGCGCTGGCGCAACCAGCGTGGCACGCTGCAGCTGCCGGTGGCATTCCTGACCTGTAACTTCACCCCGCCGGTGGATGGCAAACCGTCTCTGCTGACCCACGACGAAGTCACCACCCTGTTCCACGAGTTCGGCCACGGCTTGCACCACATGCTTACCCAGGTTGAGGTGATGGACGTATCCGGCATCAACGGCGTGGCCTGGGATGCCGTCGAACTGCCCAGCCAGTTCCTGGAAAACTGGTGCTGGAACCCGGAATCCCTGGCCCTGATCGCCAGCCACCACGAAACCGGAGAGCCGCTGCCGGAAGATCTGCTGCAGAAACTGCTGGCGGCCAAGAACTTCCAGTCCGGCATGGGCATGGTGCGGCAGCTGGAATTCTCGCTGTTCGACTTCCGCCTGCACGCGGAATTCACCGACGTGGCCCCCACCAATCCGTTGGATATGCACCGCAAGGTGCGGGAAGAAATCGCCGTGGTCCAGGCGCCGGAGTTCAACCGGTTCCCCAATGGCTTCTCCCACATCTTCGCCGGTGGCTATGCGGCCGGCTACTACAGCTACAAGTGGGCGGAAGTGCTGGCAGCTGATGCCTTCTCCCTGTTCGAGGAAAAAGGCATCTTCGACCCGGAAACCGGCCAGGCCTTCCTGCACAACATCCTTGAAAAAGGCGGCTCCCAGGAGCCCATGGAACTGTTCAAAGCCTTCCGGGGCCGTGAACCGCAGGTGGATGCCCTGCTGAAACAATCCGGCATCACGGACGAAGCTGCCTGA
- a CDS encoding YheV family putative zinc ribbon protein, with protein MASPKRFIAGAVCPRCAEMDKITMFTTDAGDQIRECVACGYTDALSDQPQPEAPEIETRVNKKANTDDHTVKQVVFFKAGSED; from the coding sequence ATGGCAAGTCCGAAACGCTTCATCGCCGGCGCCGTGTGCCCCCGCTGCGCGGAGATGGACAAAATCACGATGTTCACCACCGATGCCGGTGACCAGATTCGCGAGTGTGTGGCCTGCGGCTATACCGATGCCTTGTCTGACCAGCCGCAGCCGGAGGCTCCGGAGATTGAAACGCGGGTGAACAAGAAGGCCAACACCGATGACCATACGGTGAAGCAGGTGGTGTTTTTTAAGGCTGGCTCTGAGGACTGA
- a CDS encoding IS256 family transposase — translation MDQEKLKAMAAELAKDIKSEKDLGALTQQLVKLTVETALNAELDEHLGYEKHALEGRGTGNSRNGYSAKRLKGQHGEVPIQAPRDRDGSFEPQFVRKGQSRLTQMDDQILALYAKGLSTRDIVDAFKEMYDADISATLVSKVTERVIDQVHEWQNRPVDPIYPIVYLDCIVLKIRQDKRVINKSLYLALGINMEGQKELLGLWLAETEGAKFWLSVLTELKNRGLEDILIACVDGLKGFPDAIAAEYPQTKVQLCIVHMVRNSLRYVSWKDYKAVTSDLKQIYQSATEHEARQALAAFGERWDSQYPQISRSWQSHWENLITIFEYPPAIRKVIYTTNAIESLNSVIRKATKRRKLFPSDDSALKVAFLAIQQASKKWTMPIRDWKPALNRFIIEFGDRLDGHL, via the coding sequence TTGGACCAAGAAAAACTCAAAGCCATGGCCGCCGAGCTGGCCAAAGACATCAAGTCTGAAAAAGATCTCGGAGCCCTCACACAGCAGCTGGTCAAGCTCACCGTCGAGACCGCACTCAACGCCGAACTGGATGAGCATCTTGGATACGAGAAGCACGCTCTTGAAGGCCGTGGCACCGGCAACAGCCGTAACGGCTATTCTGCCAAGCGCCTGAAGGGCCAACACGGCGAAGTACCGATACAGGCTCCTCGGGACCGGGACGGTTCCTTCGAGCCTCAGTTCGTCCGTAAAGGCCAGTCCCGCCTGACTCAGATGGATGACCAGATCCTAGCGCTTTACGCCAAGGGCCTGAGCACCCGAGACATCGTAGACGCCTTCAAGGAAATGTACGACGCCGACATCTCGGCGACTCTGGTGTCCAAGGTGACGGAGCGTGTGATCGATCAGGTTCACGAGTGGCAGAATCGCCCTGTTGATCCGATCTACCCCATCGTCTATCTGGACTGCATCGTTCTGAAAATTCGTCAGGACAAGAGGGTCATCAACAAGTCCCTATACCTGGCCCTGGGTATCAACATGGAGGGCCAGAAAGAGTTACTGGGCCTCTGGCTGGCCGAAACCGAGGGTGCGAAGTTCTGGCTATCGGTACTGACGGAACTGAAGAACCGTGGTTTGGAGGACATCCTGATCGCCTGTGTGGATGGCCTCAAAGGGTTCCCGGATGCCATTGCCGCTGAGTACCCCCAAACCAAGGTGCAACTGTGCATCGTGCACATGGTTCGCAATTCGCTGCGCTACGTGTCCTGGAAGGACTACAAGGCTGTGACGTCCGATCTGAAGCAGATCTATCAGTCCGCCACGGAACATGAAGCCCGGCAGGCACTGGCGGCCTTTGGAGAGCGCTGGGACAGCCAATACCCACAGATCTCTCGTTCCTGGCAAAGCCACTGGGAGAACCTGATCACCATCTTCGAGTACCCGCCGGCGATCCGGAAAGTGATCTACACCACCAATGCTATTGAGTCACTGAACAGTGTCATCCGCAAAGCCACCAAGCGCCGGAAGCTGTTCCCAAGTGATGACTCGGCCCTGAAAGTGGCCTTCCTGGCGATCCAGCAGGCCTCAAAGAAATGGACCATGCCGATCCGTGATTGGAAGCCGGCATTGAATCGCTTTATTATCGAATTCGGTGACCGCCTGGACGGCCACCTGTAA
- a CDS encoding Na+/H+ antiporter family protein, translated as MNAVVAAVLIMLVLSLCRIHVVVALIIGAISGGLVAGMSLETTINAFNTGLGGGATVALSYATLGAFAVAIGKSGLAHALADKALAIVGRQEEGGAATGIRFMIIGLLLAIAISSQNILPIHIAFIPLVVPPLLYVMAKLNMDRRLVACVLTFGLITPYMFLPVGFGGIYLNEILLANVGDNGVDASELNVMSAMALPALGMFIGLLIAVFFSYRGGRGYDMKLIERTERVDVKYSPKTLVMALVAIAVAFVVQLWLGSMILGALAGFVLFNISGVVKWKEADDLFTEGMKMLAMIGFIMIAANGFAEVMRETGEIASLVEGSVAAIGDNKALAALLMLVVGLLITMGIGSSFSTIPIIAALYVPLALQLGFSPLAIVALVGTAGALGDAGSPASDSTLGPTAGLNVDGQHNHIWDTVVPTFLHYNLPLLAFGWLAAMVL; from the coding sequence ATGAATGCCGTTGTTGCCGCGGTACTGATCATGCTCGTGCTGAGCTTGTGCCGCATCCACGTTGTCGTCGCCCTGATCATTGGTGCCATTTCCGGTGGCCTGGTGGCAGGAATGTCTCTGGAAACCACCATCAATGCCTTCAACACCGGCCTGGGTGGCGGTGCCACCGTGGCACTGTCATACGCCACGCTGGGTGCCTTCGCCGTGGCCATCGGCAAGTCCGGCCTGGCCCACGCCCTGGCCGACAAGGCCCTGGCCATCGTCGGCCGACAGGAGGAGGGCGGCGCCGCCACCGGCATCCGGTTCATGATCATCGGCCTGCTGCTGGCCATTGCCATCTCGTCCCAGAATATCCTGCCAATCCACATCGCCTTCATTCCCCTGGTGGTTCCGCCACTGCTGTACGTGATGGCGAAACTGAACATGGACCGCCGGCTGGTGGCCTGCGTGCTCACCTTTGGCCTGATTACCCCGTACATGTTCCTGCCGGTGGGTTTCGGCGGCATTTACCTGAACGAAATCCTGCTGGCCAATGTTGGCGATAACGGCGTGGATGCCAGCGAGCTGAACGTCATGTCCGCCATGGCCCTGCCAGCCCTGGGTATGTTCATCGGCCTGCTGATTGCCGTGTTCTTCAGCTACCGGGGCGGCCGGGGCTACGACATGAAACTCATCGAACGCACCGAGCGGGTGGATGTGAAGTACAGCCCCAAAACCCTGGTGATGGCGCTGGTGGCCATTGCCGTGGCCTTCGTGGTGCAGCTCTGGCTGGGCTCGATGATCCTGGGCGCCCTGGCGGGCTTCGTGCTGTTCAACATTTCCGGCGTGGTGAAGTGGAAGGAAGCGGATGACCTGTTCACCGAGGGCATGAAGATGCTGGCGATGATCGGCTTTATCATGATCGCCGCCAACGGCTTCGCGGAAGTGATGCGGGAAACCGGCGAGATCGCCAGCCTGGTGGAGGGTTCGGTGGCCGCCATCGGTGATAACAAGGCGCTGGCGGCCCTGCTGATGCTGGTGGTGGGCCTGCTGATTACCATGGGTATTGGCTCGTCGTTCTCCACCATTCCCATCATTGCGGCGTTGTATGTGCCGCTGGCGCTGCAACTGGGCTTCAGCCCACTGGCCATTGTGGCCCTGGTCGGCACCGCTGGTGCTCTGGGTGATGCGGGTTCACCAGCGTCTGATTCCACCCTCGGGCCCACTGCCGGCCTGAACGTGGACGGCCAGCACAACCACATCTGGGATACCGTGGTGCCGACGTTCCTGCACTACAACCTGCCGCTGCTCGCCTTTGGGTGGTTGGCGGCTATGGTGCTTTGA
- a CDS encoding DUF1653 domain-containing protein has product MFDKKHPITPGRYRHYKGKDYEVIGVARHSETEEPLVVYRCLYGDYSLWVRPLAMFRETVELAGEQVPRFARLDTE; this is encoded by the coding sequence ATGTTTGACAAAAAACACCCCATCACCCCCGGCCGATACCGCCATTACAAAGGCAAGGATTACGAGGTCATTGGCGTAGCCCGGCACAGCGAGACCGAGGAACCCCTGGTGGTGTACCGCTGCCTTTACGGGGACTACAGCCTCTGGGTGAGGCCGCTGGCAATGTTCCGGGAAACCGTGGAACTGGCCGGTGAACAGGTCCCCAGGTTCGCCCGCCTCGACACCGAGTGA